A genomic window from Sulfurospirillum multivorans DSM 12446 includes:
- a CDS encoding polyribonucleotide nucleotidyltransferase gives MEYKIRVNNQEEIYDLGKVAKQAAGAALLKIKNTVILATVARDDNQVGENFVPLTVQYVEKTYAVGKIPGGYFKRETKPGDFETLTSRIIDRSLRPLFPKGYAYPTQIVIFVLSCDPEVDLQVAALNAASAALYLSDIPVNKAVAGVRIGYIDGQYVVNPSNSALKTSTLDLYVAGTKEELLMIEMRSLASMESMSLPIMAIDPMLDPTLAQSVIVNQSVNEFDEDAILAAIDKAQSAITEATTAYENTFKPLKKEDAVLDYKQDLANDSIFAYVDEFYKDEVNNAINQMAKSERASELGKIVTKILGDEVAVLEGWSKELVDSVVQAYKKKIVREMIIEKRVRADGRKLDEIRPISIETNILPFAHGSCLFTRGQTQALAVVTLGNDKDAQMYDLLTEKNTINDTFMVNYNFPGFSVGEASPLRAPGRRELGHGNLARRALEPVLDRNRLQTIRLVSEILESNGSSSMATICGGALALKAAGINLEKLVAGIAMGLVFEGDKHAVLSDIMGLEDHDGDMDFKVAGTREGITALQMDIKLGGISRDVLKEALYQAKEGRAHILGLMEAASEEIVINNAILPKLELFSVDPSKIVDIIGQAGKTIREIIERFEVSIDLDREKGEVKIAGENKEKVEAAKEHIIQITNKPSFGGRGGGRDRGGDRHSTPREEKPVPTFVQDEVVDGVVKRIVDFGAFIELPGGIDGLLHVSKIADHRVDKVSDYLALEQKVRVKILKQTGNKIELGLER, from the coding sequence GTGGAATATAAAATTAGAGTGAATAACCAAGAAGAGATTTACGATCTTGGCAAAGTTGCAAAACAAGCAGCAGGGGCTGCATTATTAAAGATTAAAAATACGGTTATTTTAGCAACAGTTGCACGAGATGATAACCAAGTGGGTGAAAATTTTGTACCTTTAACTGTGCAATATGTTGAAAAAACCTATGCGGTTGGAAAAATTCCTGGAGGCTATTTTAAACGTGAGACAAAGCCAGGTGATTTTGAAACATTAACCTCACGCATCATTGATAGAAGCCTTCGTCCCCTTTTTCCTAAAGGGTATGCTTATCCAACACAAATTGTTATTTTCGTCTTAAGCTGCGATCCTGAAGTTGATCTTCAAGTAGCAGCGCTTAACGCTGCGAGTGCGGCACTTTATCTTTCCGATATTCCTGTGAATAAAGCAGTCGCAGGTGTACGCATTGGTTACATTGATGGGCAGTATGTTGTAAATCCTTCCAACTCAGCTTTAAAAACAAGCACATTGGATCTGTATGTTGCTGGAACAAAAGAAGAGCTCTTGATGATCGAGATGCGCTCCCTCGCTTCCATGGAGAGTATGAGCCTTCCGATTATGGCCATTGACCCGATGCTTGATCCTACCCTTGCACAGAGCGTTATTGTGAATCAATCGGTCAATGAATTTGATGAAGATGCGATTCTTGCCGCAATTGATAAAGCACAAAGCGCAATTACCGAAGCAACAACGGCGTATGAAAATACCTTTAAACCTCTTAAAAAAGAGGATGCTGTACTTGATTATAAACAAGATTTAGCCAATGATTCTATTTTTGCGTATGTGGATGAATTTTACAAAGACGAGGTTAACAACGCGATCAACCAAATGGCAAAAAGTGAGCGTGCGAGTGAGCTTGGAAAAATTGTTACTAAAATTTTAGGTGATGAAGTAGCGGTCCTAGAGGGCTGGAGCAAAGAGTTAGTGGACAGCGTTGTGCAAGCGTATAAAAAGAAAATCGTGCGAGAGATGATTATTGAAAAACGTGTGCGTGCCGATGGTAGAAAACTCGATGAAATCAGACCGATTAGCATTGAGACTAACATTTTACCTTTTGCACATGGCTCATGCCTCTTTACACGTGGACAGACACAAGCGCTTGCGGTTGTCACACTTGGAAATGATAAAGATGCACAAATGTACGATCTTTTGACGGAAAAAAATACAATTAACGATACCTTTATGGTGAATTATAACTTCCCAGGTTTCTCCGTAGGTGAAGCTTCTCCGCTTCGCGCTCCTGGTCGAAGAGAATTAGGTCATGGCAATCTTGCACGTCGTGCACTTGAACCTGTTCTTGATAGAAATCGTTTGCAAACCATTCGTCTGGTCTCAGAGATTTTAGAGTCCAACGGCTCTTCTTCTATGGCAACCATTTGCGGTGGTGCATTAGCCCTTAAAGCAGCAGGAATCAATCTTGAAAAACTCGTAGCGGGTATTGCGATGGGACTTGTTTTTGAGGGTGATAAACATGCGGTTCTAAGTGACATCATGGGCTTAGAAGATCACGATGGCGATATGGACTTTAAAGTCGCTGGAACAAGGGAAGGCATTACAGCCCTTCAAATGGATATTAAATTGGGCGGCATTTCACGTGATGTCCTTAAAGAAGCATTGTATCAAGCCAAAGAGGGTAGAGCGCATATTTTAGGTTTGATGGAAGCGGCAAGCGAAGAGATTGTGATTAACAATGCCATTTTGCCAAAACTGGAACTCTTTAGTGTTGATCCTTCCAAAATTGTGGATATTATTGGGCAAGCGGGTAAAACGATTCGTGAGATTATTGAGCGATTTGAAGTCTCTATTGATCTTGATCGTGAAAAAGGCGAAGTGAAGATTGCAGGCGAGAACAAAGAAAAAGTAGAAGCGGCTAAAGAGCATATCATTCAAATTACCAATAAGCCTTCTTTTGGCGGACGTGGCGGCGGAAGAGACAGAGGCGGCGATAGACACAGCACTCCTAGAGAAGAAAAACCAGTACCAACGTTCGTGCAAGATGAAGTGGTCGATGGTGTGGTGAAACGCATTGTTGATTTTGGGGCGTTTATTGAGCTTCCTGGTGGGATTGATGGGCTTTTACATGTATCCAAAATTGCCGATCACCGTGTGGATAAAGTAAGCGATTATTTAGCCCTTGAGCAAAAAGTTCGCGTTAAAATCTTAAAGCAAACAGGAAATAAAATCGAGCTTGGCTTGGAGCGATAA
- a CDS encoding F0F1 ATP synthase subunit C yields MKKILFLMVAFATFAFAGEGETVKAYSALAVGIVLGLAALGGAIGMGNTASSAISGTARNPGLGGKLVTTMFIALAMIEAQVIYALVISLILLYKNPFLG; encoded by the coding sequence TTGAAAAAGATTCTTTTTTTAATGGTAGCATTTGCGACATTCGCGTTTGCAGGTGAGGGTGAAACAGTTAAAGCATATTCAGCACTCGCTGTAGGTATCGTACTTGGTCTTGCTGCACTTGGTGGCGCAATCGGTATGGGTAACACTGCCTCTTCAGCAATTTCTGGAACAGCAAGAAATCCTGGTCTTGGTGGTAAACTTGTAACAACAATGTTTATTGCACTTGCGATGATCGAAGCACAAGTTATTTATGCACTTGTTATCTCTTTGATCCTTCTTTACAAAAACCCGTTTCTTGGTTAA